The nucleotide sequence GCGATCATTGAATATTTGCTCGATGATTTTTTGCTGCTGCTCGAAAGAGAGTAGCTGAATATTCTGAAAGCGGTTTTCATAGTCGCCCGAATAGAGCGAGAGTTTGCCTTGCAATGCAAGAGAAAAAGCCGTTTTGCCCGAGCCGTTGCCACCTACAATTACCCAAAAGGTATTTGGTTGAATAGTGAGTTCATCAATGGTTAGCTTTTGATGTTTAGCAAGCGAAAATTGAGCATCTTTAATGGTTAAATGTTGTGAGTGCATATTTATTTTTCTCTGAAATTAAAGTTGTTCGCCTACTTTAAACCAATCCGCTCTACCATTGAGGAAATCTTGCACCAACATCGGTTTTTTGCCTGCGGGTTGAAGTTGAGTGATATTCAACACACCCTCTTGAGTTGCAATTTGAATGCCTGTTTTATCTACACTTAAGATTGTGCCAGTAGGCTTGTTTTGATGAGGTAAGACAGTTGCTTGGTAAACTTTAATGCTTTGTTCAATTCCTTCCACCTCTAACGTTAAAAAACTAATAGGCCACGGGTTGAAGGCTCGGATATTACGCTCTAGCTGTATAGCAGATAAATTCCAATCCAATTTTGCTTCTTCTTTAGAAAGTTTCTCCGCATAGTTAGATTGGCTTTCGTCTTGCTTTTCCGCTTTGAATGTCTGATTTTCTAAGCCATTTAATACCTCAAGTAACGCAGGAGGAGCAAGCTCGGCAAGTTTGGCGTAAAGCGAGGCGGAGGTTTCATTAGGCTCAATCGGTGTTGTTACTTTATGTAGCATATCGCCAGTGTCTAAGCCAATGTCCATTTGCATAATGGTTACACCTGTTTCAGTATCCCCCGCCCAGATAGAACGCTGAATTGGAGCTGCTCCACGCCAACGTGGCAAGAGTGAGCCGTGAACATTTAAGCAACCATATTTAGGGGCATTTAATACCACTTCAGGCAATATTAAACCGTAAGCCACTACCACCATTACATCCGCATTTAAGGTTTTAAGTTCTGCTTGAGCGTCCTCATTGCGGAGCGATTTCGGTTGAAAAACAGGAATGTTATGAGCTTCAGCAAGCTGTTTTACCGGGCTTGCTTGTAATTTTTTGCCTCGTCCAGCCGGTTTATCCGGTTGGGTGTAAACGGCAATCACGTTATGTTCGGAATTTAATAAAACTTGTAAATGTTGAGCGGCAAAATCAGGCGTGCCGGCAAAGATAATATTGAGTTTTGACATAGTGTATTTGTTCAGTTATCAATGAAAGGGTTATTAAACCACTAAACAGCACAAATAAAAAGTGGCTTTAATGTGGTATTATTACAAGGTTAAAATTAAGAGATGCAAACAATGGAATTTTTTATCCCCAAAGCGGATACAATTTTTGAAGAAGAGATCAAAAAAAGCCGTTTTATTACCTATCTCTGCCATACAGAAGGAATGGAGCAGGCAAAGGCATTTTGGCAAGAGCTGAAAATGCAGCATCCACACGCTCGCCATTGGTGTTGGGCAACGGTTGCCGGCACGCCGAATGATTCCCAACAATACGGCTTTTCTGATGATGGCGAACCTTCAGGCACGGCAGGTAAGCCTATGCTCAATTATTTATTGGGATCAGGCTTGGGCGAAATTACTGCCGTTGTGGTGCGATATTACGGCGGCATTCAGCTGGGTACGGGCGGATTGGTGAAAGCCTACGGCAACGGTGTTCAGCAGGCATTATTGCAGCTGGAACGAATTCGTAAAGTTTTGCGAAAAAACTACCGCTTGCAGTGTGAATATGAGCAGTTTAATACTATTTCACATCTGATTAGTGGGCGAGATATTGATATTATAGAGCAGCATTTTGGGGAGAAAGTGGATTTATTGCTTGCTTTTAACCCGATAGACTTTGAGCCATTTTCTGATGAGCTTACTCAGCGTTTTTCGGGCAAACTGACTTTAATTAAAGAAGATATCTAATTTATGCAATTTTTTTCCATTATTCGTATTGTCGGCATTTTAGTGATGTGCTTTTCGTTCACAATGCTTGTGCCGGCAACAGTTGCCCTGATTTATGGCGATGGGCGAGCCTTTTTAGAAGCCTTTGCCTTGAATTTTTTAGTCGGCACATTGCTTTGGTGGTTGTGTCGCCATAATAAAAATGAGCTACGCTCCCGAGAAGGTTTTTTAATTGTGGTTCTGTTCTGGGTGGTACTAGGGCTACTGGGAGCGGTGCCTTTTATTATTTTAGAAAACCCCGATCTCAATGTGGCGGAATCGATTTTTGAATCTTTTTCCGGCTTAACTACCACTGGGGCAACGGTGATTACAGGGTTAGATAGTCTGCCGAAAGCGATTTTATTCTACCGCCAATTCTTACAATGGCTTGGTGGAATGGGGATCATCGTATTAGCGGTAGCAATTATCCCGTTACTTGGTATTGGTGGAATGCAACTTTACCGTGCCGAAATGCCTGGTCCGCTCAAAGAGCAAAAAATGCGACCTCGTATTGCCGAAACAGCCAAAGCATTATGGTTAATTTATTTAAGTTTAACCTTATTATGCGCTTTTGCCTTTTGGCTAGCAGGAATGAGTGCTTTTGATGCGATTTCACATAGCTTTTCTACTGTTTCGATTGGCGGATTTTCCACTCACGATGCCAGTATTGGTTATTTCAATAGCCCGATGATTAACTATATTACAGTCTTTTTCTTACTGCTTTCTGCTTGTAATTTTGCTTTGCATTTTGCCGTAATTGACCGCTTACGTGATAAGCAATCCAGAAAAAGAGGGGATATTTTAGGTCGTCTTTACTGGGGTGATTATGAATTTCGCTTTTTCTTAATAGTGCAATTTGGACTGTTTTTGGTTTGTACGATAGTGCTAATGGCGTACAGCTATTTCGATAATACTTCGGTAACTATTAGCCAAGCGTTGTTCCAATCGGTTTCAATTTCGACTACCGCAGGCTTTACCACCAATGATTTCAGCCAATGGTCTTCTTTTTTACCAACTTTATTGGTGCTTGCCTCGTTTATTGGCGGTTGTGCTGGTTCAACAGGTGGTGGTTTGAAAGTAATCCGTGTGTTACTGCTCTATTTACAAAGTAAGCGAGAAATCCACCGCTACATTCACCCGAACGTGATTCAACCGATCAAATTAGGTAAATACGCGTTATCAGAACGAGTTGTTGATGGCATCTGGGCATTTTTCTCCGCCTATTTCTTTGTATTTGTGATTTGCTGGCTTGGTTCGATTGCCTGCGGAATGGAAACTTTTGATGCTTTAAATGCTGTTATTGCCACACTCAACAATTTAGGACCCGCATTAGGTAATGTGAGTAGCAACTTTACCCAAGTGCCGGATAGTGCAAAATTGGTACTTACTTTTGCGATGGTATGTGGGCGTTTGGAAGTATTTACCTTATTGGTTATTTTAAGCCCCGTATTTTGGAAAGACTAATGAAAACCTTAATTCTCTATTTTACGACCGATGGTCAAACAAAAAAGATTGCCAAACGATTGGTAGATTCCATCACACACGAAGTTGAGCTGATTTCTCTGAAAGATAAAGCAGTCGATTTTGCTGAAAAAATTGCAAATGCCGATCAAATTGTCATTGGAGCCTCCATTCGCTACGGGCATTTTAATCCGCTGGTGTATCAATTTGTGGAGCAGTATCACGCCACCCTAAACCGCAAGAAAACGGCATTTTATGGTGTAAATCTGACCGCTCGCAAAGCGAACCGCAACACACCGGAAACCAACACCTACATTCGCAAGTTCCTCGCCAAAATCAAATGGCAACCCACGTTGGTGGAAGTGTTCGCCGGGGCATTGTTCTATCCACGCTACAATTTATTCGACCGTGTGATGATTCGCTTTATTATGAAGATCACCAAAGGCGAAACCGACACTAGCAAAGAGTATGAATATACCGACTGGCAACGTGTAGCGCAGTTCGGTAAATTATTGAATAATTCATAAGCAAAGCCTATCTCAATAAAAAGCGTAAATTATCTGTATCTTTTTAGAAATTTGCGTATAATCGCCGCCGAAGATCTTAAATGAGATCGTTTTTTAATCATTTTAGTAAAGGAAAGCCCTTATGAGTATTTTAAAAGAGTTCCGTGAATTTGCGGTAAAAGGTAACGTTGTTGATATGGCTGTTGGTGTGATCATCGGCGGTGCATTCGGTAAAATCGTATCGTCATTAGTGAGCGATGTTGTAATGCCACCAATCGGTTGGTTAATCGGCGGTGTAGATTTCAAAGATCTAGCTATTGAAATTGCCCCGGCTAAAGAAGGTGCAGAAGCCGTAATGTTAAAATACGGTGCATTTATCCAAAACGTATTTGATTTCTTAATTATCGCACTTGCCGTATTCGGCATGGTGAAAGTGATTAACTCATTGAAAAAAGCCCCTGTTGAAGAGCCAGAAGTGCCGGCTGAGCCAACAACAGAAGAAAAATTATTAACCGAAATCCGTGATTTATTGAAAAAATAATACCTGATCAAAATTTAAAAGGCTATTTTAGAGAGAACTAAAATAGCCTTTAGCTTTATAAAACGAAAAAACCGACTATTACTAGTCGGTTTTTCATATCTATTCGATATTACGCTAATTTTTTGATTTGTGCTGCTAATTTAGATTTGTGATTAGCTGCTTTGTTAGCGTGGATTAAGTTTTTAGACGCCATACGGTCTACAACTTTTTGCATTTCAACGAAAGCGGCTGTTGCTGCTGCTTTATCGCCAGTTGCTACTGCTGCATATACTTTTTTGATGAAAGTACGCATCATTGAGCGTTGGCTTGCGTTGTGTTGGCGGCGTTTTTCAGATTGAACCGCACGTTTTTTTGCTGACTTGATATTAGCCAAGGTCAAACTCCTAAAATATCTGTGTAAAAATTAGATATAAACCGTTTGGGTTTATATTGCCTATCGATAGTTTTTAATTCATTTTCAACGAGACACGTGCTTGAAAATAACACCGTTTTTCTGATAGAAAACGATAGGGCGAGATTTTAACAGTTTTTTTCTGATTTTCCTATAACAAACTGCTAAAATTATGATCGATTTTTAGGATCGGGCTGCAAGCGGTCGGATTTTTCAATAATTTTACCAGAATCATACTCTTTATTATGAGCAAAAAACTTTTAAGATCAGGAATGATCGTAAGCTTTATGACCTTAATTTCACGCATATTAGGCTTAATTCGTGACATTGTGGTCGCCACTATTTTGGGAACCGGCGTGAGTGCCGATATTTTCTTATTCGCCAACCGCATTCCCAATTTCCTCCGCCGATTGTTCGCCGAAGGGGCGTTTTCTAAAGCCTTTGTGCCGGTGCTGGCGGAATATAATGCGGATAACGATCCGCACAAAACCCGAGAATTTATCGCCAAGGTGTCAGGCACATTGGGCGGTTTGGTGACGATTGTTACCTTGGTGGCAATGATTGCCTCGCCTGTAGTGGCGGCTTTATTTGGTACAGGCTGGTTTTTAGATTGGCTTTATGATGGCCCGAATGCAGAAAAATTCACTCAAGCCTCCTTTTTACTGAAAATTACCTTCCCTTATTTGTGGTTTATTACCTTTGTGGCATTGTCTGGAGCGGTGCTTAATACTATCGGGAAGTTCGGGGTAATGGCGTTTTCGCCAGTGTTACTGAATGTCGCTATTATTGGTGTGGCGTTACTCGGCAAAGATTATTTTGATTCGCCCGATGTTGCCCTTGCGTGGGGGGTATTTTTAGGCGGATTGCTGCAATTCTTATTCCAAATTCCGTTTATGAAAAAGGAAGGATTGCTAGTTAAACCAAAATGGGCTTGGAAAGATGAGGGTGTAACTAAAGTCCGTAAATTAATGATTCCAGCTTTATTCGGCGTATCAGTTACTCAACTAAACTTGTTGCTCAACCAAGTAATCGCCTCATTTTTAATTACCGGCTCGATTAGCTGGATGTACTACGCCGACCGCCTTATCGAGTTTCCGCTTGGTTTATTCGGTATTGCGATTTCAACAGTCGTGCTGCCAAGCCTTTCCCGTATTGCCAAAAATAAAGATCTGACTGAATTACAGCGTGGCGAAAACTTTCAAAACACAATGGATTGGGGCGTGAGAATGGTATTATTGCTCGGTATTCCAGCAATGATCGGAATGGCGGTGCTTGCTCAGCCGATTATTATGACAATGTTTATGCGAGGCAAATTTGGCTTTGAAGATGTACTGGCGACCTCTTATCCGCTTTATGTAATGTGCTTGGGGTTAAACAGCTATATGCTGATCAGTGTACTGGCAAACGGTTTTTACGCTAACCAAAACACGAAAATGCCGGTGAAAGTAGGGATTATCGCCGCCATCAGCAATATCTTTTTCGGCTTGGCATTTGCACCGTTTTTGGGCTATATCGGCTTGGCATTGGCATCGGCTTGTTCGGCATTAGTAAATGTGAGTTTGCTTTACTTCCACTTGTCAAAAAGTGGTTATTATAAAGTGAGCCGAACCACCATTATTTTTGTGTTAAAACTGTTGATTGCCGCTTGTGTTATGGGGGCATTATTGGCTTATTTCACACCGGCAATTGAAGCTTGGGTGTCAATGACGATGTTGCAAAAAATCTATTGGTTGGTGTGGCTGATGATATTGGCTGGTGGTAGTTATTTTGCGGCCATTATTGCCCTTGGCATTCGCAAAAAAGATTTTAGAGCTGCTGAATAAATGTTGAAATTAAAAATACCGCCACCGCTTTGGTGCTTGTTTTGTGCGGTGTTGATGTGGTGGATTAGGCGAGTTTCATTTGCGCATTTACCTGATTATCAACACCCCATGATATTTATATTAGGAATGTTAGTTGCAGTAGCAGGATTTATGATTGCGATATCGGCTACCATTACAATGAGGAGAGCGAAAACAACCTCAAACCCTTTTCAGCCGCAACAGACGGCGCAAATTGTGACGTGGGGAGTTTATCGCAAAAGTCGAAACCCAATGTATCTTTCATTGCTGTTTGTTTTAATTGCGTGGGCATTGTGGCTTGGCTCGATATTTGCGTGGTGCGTTCCGCTACTCTTTATTTGGCTAATTACCCATTTTCAAATTAAACTGGAAGAGCAAATTTTGACCCAGAAATTTGGACAGCACTATTTAGATTATATAAACCAAGTCAGACGTTGGCTTTAAAATACAAGCGGTTAGATTTTTATGGAAATTTGCAAAATTTTCCGAAAATCTAACCGCTTGTTTAATCGTTTAAGACTTAGTCTAAATTATTCACATCAGCCGTCATTAAGTTGTGTGAGTTATCCATCGCTAAATTAATAAAGCGTTCATACTGTTGCAGCACGTCGGCAATTAATTCTTCTTTTGTCATATACTGCACATCATAGCCCTCTCGCCCATCTAGGAAGTAGGTGATCGGCTCGTAAACCATATTTTCTTCAATATTTGGTAAGTTGTCATCGCCGACCACTAAATCAGATAATTGGCGTGGCACGCTTTCAATACCGTAGATGAAATTGCGTAAATTCTCTTTTACCACCTCAAACTCTAATTTAGGGTTGGTTTCGTTGGTAAAATTCATTTTTGCGGTTAAGCCGTAGCTTTCAAATTCATCAATTAACTCAAGGAAAGCTGGTCTTGCTACTTTAATAAAGAAGTGACGAACATCTTGTTTATTGGTTGGATTAACAATTTTTTCCAAACGCAATTTCCAATCTTTGCCTGCCCAGTTTTGGCTACCTTGTGAGAATTTCTTGTTGAAGTATTGGTGATCTACCATTAAACCTTTCCATAAGCCAAAACAAAGAATAACCATAATGAATGTAAATGGTAATGCGATAATTAATGTCATTGTTTGTAATGACGATAATCCGCCTGAGTATAGCAATGAGAGCGCCAATACCGCTAATACGACTCCCCAAAGTATGGTTTGCCATTTTGGTGCTTTTTCCTCACCTTGTGAGGCGATACTGTTAAGTACAAAGATACCTGAATCTGCCGAGGTAATAAAGAATATAGAGATAACAACAACCGCAACAAAGGAGGCAATAGTACCAAATGGTAAGTGGTCGAAGAAGGTAAATAGTAACTGCTCGGTGTTACCGCTCACTTCAGCTAATGCACCAGCAGTTTGTTGGTCTAACCAAATTGCCGAGCCACCAAAGCTCGTCATCCATAAAATGTTAAATAGTGATGGTACGAATAACACCCCTAAAATAAATTCACGGATTGTTCTTCCTTTTGAAATTTTCGCAATAAATAAACCCACAAATGGCGCCCAAGAAGCCCACCAAGCCCAATATAGAACTGTCCAGCCACTTAGCCAACCTTGATGTTCTGGTTCGTAGGCAAATGTTCGGAAACTGATTTCAAGTAGTGAGCTAAAGTAATAACCTACATTCTCAGTAAGCCCTGAGAAAAGCAATAGTGTCGGACCACTTACAATAACAAAAATCAGTAGTAAACCTGCAAGTGTCAGGTTAATTTCACTTAAGATTTTAACTCCCTTACCTACACCAGTAATAGCGGAAAATATTGCTAATGACATTGCAACAATCACCATAATGGTAAGCACTACAAATCCTGTGTCTTCAATTAAACCTAGGCTATTAAAACCAGCACTAACTTGCATTACCCCAAAGCCAAGGGTTGTGGTTAAACCAAAAATCGTACTACAGAGGGCAATAACATCAATAGTGTGTCCCCAAAAGCCTGAAATACGATGTTTTAGTAAAGGGTAAAAACCAGAGCGAACAGTGAGAGATAATTTATATCTAAAACCGAAGTAGGCAAGTGCTAAAGCGATAACACCATAGATAGCCCAAGCGTGAATCCCCCAATGGTAGAAGGTGGTCATCATTGCTTCTTTCATTCGCTCTGATTCAGTCATGTTTTCTTGGAGAGGCTGTAGATAATGTAATACAGGTTCGGCAACGCCAAAGTACATCAAACCAATACCCATCCCTGCCGCAAATAGCATGGCAATCCAAGAACCGAAACCAAATTCAGGCTCATCGGTATCTGCGCCTAATTTAATATCGCCCAAACGGCTGAATGAAAGAAAAATGAGGAATAGAAAAAAGATAGAACCAGCAAAAATGTAGAACCAGCTAAAGTTTTCAAAGAGAATATTTTTGATGGCATCAAGTGATGTTTGTGCTTTTTGTGGGAAGGTAATACAGAACACTGCAACAAAGCTTACAAAAAGTAAACTTGGGATAAAGATTGGTGCTCTAAAGGTACTCCCTGCTTGTAATTTTTTGATGAAATCCAATGGTATTTACCTCTATTATTTATTATTCAGAAGAGTGAATATAGCAAAAAGTTATAAAAATGACAAATTAGGTAGGATTTGTAATAAAGCACAACTTTTGCAAAAAATTCATCAAAAACGACCGCTTGCACATTCATTATTTGTCAGTAGAATATTTTCTATTTATAAAAACAAGAAGACAATGCACACACAACATAACGCTCAAAAAATGGTTTTACCCATTTTACTGTTGATCTCCCTTTCTCATTTGCTGAATGATTTAATTCAGGCGGTAATGGTCTCAATTTACCCAATGCTTAAACAAAATTACCAACTGAGTTTTGCTCAAATCGGTATGATTTCGTTAATTTACCAAATTACTGCATCCATTATTCAGCCGGGTATTGGGCTTTATACCGATAAATATCCAAAACCAAATCTATTACCCATTGGTATGCTGATTACACTTTTCTCCGTGATTTTACTTGCCTTTGCCCCTAACTTTGGGGTATTGCTAATAGCGGCAGCTTTGATGGGAATTGGTTCAGCTACTTTCCATCCTGAAGCCTCTCGAGTGGCTAGAATGGCATCAGGCGGCAAATTTGGTACAGCTCAGTCGCTTTTTCAAGTAGGAGGAAATAGCGGTTCGGCGTTAGGGCCGCTCTTAGTTGCGTTATTTATTGTGCCTCAAGGGCAAAATGCGGTGATTTGGGTTGTTGTATTTGTATTATTAGCTTTATGGATTTTATATAAAGTGAGCCGTTGGGTGAAGTATGAAGCCAAACCATTATTTGTCTCATCAAACCATATTCAGCAACGTTTGCACGGCAAATTATTAGCCAGAGCATTATTAATTATCGCTTTATTAATGTTGGCGAAATTTATTTATATCGCCAGCCTCAGCAACTATTTTACCTTCTATTTAATGGAAAAATTTCAGTTGAATATGGCAACTGCGCAGCTCTATTTGTTTGCATTTTTAGGGGCGGTTGCAGTAGGCACTTTTGCTGGCGGACCGATTGGCGATAAAATCGGGCGAAATGCGGTGATTGGGTTCTCTTTCTTAGGAATGGCTCCTTTTGCGTTATTAATGCCTAACGCCGATCTGTTTTGGACGATTGTATGTGCAATTTTTGCCGGCTTTATTATGTCATCAGCGTTTTCGGCAATGGTGGTTTACGCTCAAGAGGCGGTGCCGGGTAGAGTTGGGCTGATTTCAGGTACAATGTTTGGCTTAATGTTTGGTATTGGCGGCTTAAGTGCTGCCGTATTAGGCTTTTTTGCTGACGAATACGGCTTAGATACTATTTTTAACGTCTGTGCCTATTTACCATTGCTCGGCTTTGCTGCATTAGGCTTGCCGAAACGAAATATTTAATGCTTTTTAGTGTTGGCTTTTGTTCTGGCTTTTTTCATACTCAATAAGAAAATAATGACGCCAATCCACACCAAAATGTAGCCGACCGAACGTTCGGCAGAGAGTTTTTCATTAAAGATCAGCACGCCGCATAAAAATTGTAATGAAGGTGAGATGTACTGTAACATACCGAGTAAAGACATCGAAATGCGTCTTGCCCCCATTGCAAACCAGAGTAATGGAATGGTAGTTGCTGCCCCTGAGCAGAGTAGTATCGTCATTTGTAAACTATTGAGCTCGCTGAATACTAAGCTGTTTTGGTTATAACAAAAGCAAAGGTAAGCGATAGCAAAAGGCGTCATTAGCAAGGTCTCAAGAGCTAAGCCAGATAATGGCTCCATTGGAGCGAGTTTGCGGATCAGCCCATAAATACAGAAACTGGAAGCTAAAATAAGTGCCACCCAAGGCACTTGCCCAGCAGGAATCGCTAACCATAAAATGCCAGCAATCGCAAAACCAACAGAAAGTAATTGAGCCTTATTTAATTGTTCTTTTAGAACCAAATAGCCAACAAATACATTCAAGATTGGATTAATGAAATAGCCGAGACTGGCATCTAAAATATGCTCGTTAGTAATCGCCCACAAATAAGCCAGCCAGTTCAAGCCAATCATAAAAGAAGAAAGGAAGAAGATTCCCAACACTTTGGGCTGTTTGAAGGCATTGATTACTGCTCGCCCCTGTTGGAAAATCAGCAATAGAATAATGGCAAACACGGCAGACCATACTACCCGTTGAGCTAAAATTTGCTCGGCAGGCATTCCCGATTGATTAATCGGATACCAATAGATTGGAAACGTCCCCCACGTTAAATAACACAGCAGAGCATAGTGCCAACCTTGTAATTTGCCTGAAATTTTCATTTTGCTTTCCTAAAAGAGAGTGTACAAGCGGTCATATTTGTTGATTTTTTTGCAAATTGCAAATAACAAAATGCCACAAAAATTAAGCTTTTTCGATGCTGAACGAAATGACCTCTTCAATTTTCTCTGCATTCATCGCAAGCATTAACAGTCTATCCACTCCAAGTGCGACACCCGAACAGTTCGGAAAACCTGCTTTGAGTGCGGCCAGAAAACGTACATCAAGCTGTTGTGGTTCAAGTCCCATTTTTTCTCGCTGTAAATTATCTTGCTCAAAGCGATGGATTTGCTCGTTTGCATCGTCTAACTCGTGGAAACCGTTGCAAAGTTCCAAGCCTTTGTAGTAAAACTCAAAACGCTCAGCAACACGATGATCTTCCGAACTGATTTGTGCTAATGCAGCTTGGGCAGAAGGGAAGTGATAAACCGCTGTTGGGCAATTTTGCCCGATATTCGGTTCTACCACCTCACTGAATAAAAATTGTAGTAAGGTTTCACGATTTTCATCATCTTCACATTGCAAACCGTGCTTTCTCGCTTTTTCGATTAATTGTGCTTTGGTGGCAGAAAGCGGATCTAACCCAACGTGAGTTTGGAATACAAACTGATAACTAAAAGATTCCGCAGGTTCGCAATCTAAAATCTGTTGTAGTAAATCATCGACTTCATTTATTAAACGGTACATATCAAAATGCGGGCGATACCATTCAAGCATTGTAAATTCAGGGTTATGGCGTTTGCCTGCTTCTTCATTACGGAACACTTTGCAAATTTGGAAAATCGGCCCACTACCTGCAGCAAGTAAACGTTTCATATGGTATTCAGGGCTTGTCATCAAATGTAGCGTTTTTGCCTCACTGCTAAATGGCGATAAAAATTGTGTACTGAATGTAGAAAGATGTACATCAGTTACTGAAAACTCACTTAGAATAGGGGTTTCTACTTCTAAAATGCCACGTTCGGTAAAGAACTTACGCAATTCAGCAACAATTTTTGCACGTTGGATAAGGTGAGGAATAGTAGCAGTAGGCTGCCAATCAATATTGTCGAGTTGTAAATTATTCATAAAAAATGACCGCTTGAAAATAGGTGCTTATTTTAGCGTAAAAAAAGATATTGCCCTAGTTTCTGAATAAGAAAAATAAAGTGGGGAATTTAACTTTTATTTAACAAATTAAAAATTCTCATTTTAAGCATTAAAAATTTTTCTTTTTTATTCCCTATAATTAAGAGCCATTCTCAATACCTTTATTATGCTTAGTTACCTTTTTTGAGGTAGATCACAAAATCACACTTTTTATGTTAATAAATTGTAAAAACGGCTTATCTGATTGATTAAATAGTGGCACAATAGAGCCACTTTTAATGAATAAGTTTATTTAACTTTCGGAGTGCATTATGCAAAGTGTTAATTTTGATGTGGCGATTATCGGTGCTGGCGGTGGTGGCTTGCGTGCTGCTATCGCGGCTGCTGAAGCAAATCCAAATCTGAAAATTGCTTTAATTTCAAAAGTTTATCCAATGCGTAGCCATACGGTGGCGGCAGAAGGTGGATCGGCTGCGGTAATTAAAGATACTGATTCCTATGACAATCACTTTAATGACACTGTGGGTGGTGGCGACTGGTTATGTGAACAAGATATTGTGGAATATTTTGTTGAGCATTCTCCAATTGAAATGACACAGTTAGAGCGTTGGGGCTGCCCTTGGAGCCGTCGTGAAGATGGCGAAGTAAACGTTCGTCGTTTCGGTGGTATGAAAATTGAGCGTACTTGGTTTGCAGCCGATAAAACAGGCTTCCATATCTTACACACTTTATTCCAAACTTCGATTAAATATCCAAACATTGTCCGCTTTGATGAACATTTCGTGTTAGATATCTTAACCGACAACGGCGAAGCTCGTGGTTGTGTGGCGATGAATATGATGGAAGGTACACTGGTTCAAATCAATGCAAATGCAGTGGTCATTGCAACAGGTGGCGGCTGCCGTACTTATCGTTTTAACACGAACGGCGGTATTGTAACCGGCGACGGTTTATCTATGGCATATCGTCATGGTGTGGCTCTGCGTGATATGGAATTCGTTCAATATCACCCAACAGGCTTACCGAATACAGGTATCTTAATGACAGAGGGCTGTCGTGGCGAA is from Mannheimia varigena and encodes:
- a CDS encoding BCCT family transporter, translated to MDFIKKLQAGSTFRAPIFIPSLLFVSFVAVFCITFPQKAQTSLDAIKNILFENFSWFYIFAGSIFFLFLIFLSFSRLGDIKLGADTDEPEFGFGSWIAMLFAAGMGIGLMYFGVAEPVLHYLQPLQENMTESERMKEAMMTTFYHWGIHAWAIYGVIALALAYFGFRYKLSLTVRSGFYPLLKHRISGFWGHTIDVIALCSTIFGLTTTLGFGVMQVSAGFNSLGLIEDTGFVVLTIMVIVAMSLAIFSAITGVGKGVKILSEINLTLAGLLLIFVIVSGPTLLLFSGLTENVGYYFSSLLEISFRTFAYEPEHQGWLSGWTVLYWAWWASWAPFVGLFIAKISKGRTIREFILGVLFVPSLFNILWMTSFGGSAIWLDQQTAGALAEVSGNTEQLLFTFFDHLPFGTIASFVAVVVISIFFITSADSGIFVLNSIASQGEEKAPKWQTILWGVVLAVLALSLLYSGGLSSLQTMTLIIALPFTFIMVILCFGLWKGLMVDHQYFNKKFSQGSQNWAGKDWKLRLEKIVNPTNKQDVRHFFIKVARPAFLELIDEFESYGLTAKMNFTNETNPKLEFEVVKENLRNFIYGIESVPRQLSDLVVGDDNLPNIEENMVYEPITYFLDGREGYDVQYMTKEELIADVLQQYERFINLAMDNSHNLMTADVNNLD
- a CDS encoding MFS transporter; the protein is MHTQHNAQKMVLPILLLISLSHLLNDLIQAVMVSIYPMLKQNYQLSFAQIGMISLIYQITASIIQPGIGLYTDKYPKPNLLPIGMLITLFSVILLAFAPNFGVLLIAAALMGIGSATFHPEASRVARMASGGKFGTAQSLFQVGGNSGSALGPLLVALFIVPQGQNAVIWVVVFVLLALWILYKVSRWVKYEAKPLFVSSNHIQQRLHGKLLARALLIIALLMLAKFIYIASLSNYFTFYLMEKFQLNMATAQLYLFAFLGAVAVGTFAGGPIGDKIGRNAVIGFSFLGMAPFALLMPNADLFWTIVCAIFAGFIMSSAFSAMVVYAQEAVPGRVGLISGTMFGLMFGIGGLSAAVLGFFADEYGLDTIFNVCAYLPLLGFAALGLPKRNI
- the rarD gene encoding EamA family transporter RarD — translated: MKISGKLQGWHYALLCYLTWGTFPIYWYPINQSGMPAEQILAQRVVWSAVFAIILLLIFQQGRAVINAFKQPKVLGIFFLSSFMIGLNWLAYLWAITNEHILDASLGYFINPILNVFVGYLVLKEQLNKAQLLSVGFAIAGILWLAIPAGQVPWVALILASSFCIYGLIRKLAPMEPLSGLALETLLMTPFAIAYLCFCYNQNSLVFSELNSLQMTILLCSGAATTIPLLWFAMGARRISMSLLGMLQYISPSLQFLCGVLIFNEKLSAERSVGYILVWIGVIIFLLSMKKARTKANTKKH
- a CDS encoding methyltransferase family protein, which gives rise to MLKLKIPPPLWCLFCAVLMWWIRRVSFAHLPDYQHPMIFILGMLVAVAGFMIAISATITMRRAKTTSNPFQPQQTAQIVTWGVYRKSRNPMYLSLLFVLIAWALWLGSIFAWCVPLLFIWLITHFQIKLEEQILTQKFGQHYLDYINQVRRWL
- the epmA gene encoding elongation factor P--(R)-beta-lysine ligase, translating into MNNLQLDNIDWQPTATIPHLIQRAKIVAELRKFFTERGILEVETPILSEFSVTDVHLSTFSTQFLSPFSSEAKTLHLMTSPEYHMKRLLAAGSGPIFQICKVFRNEEAGKRHNPEFTMLEWYRPHFDMYRLINEVDDLLQQILDCEPAESFSYQFVFQTHVGLDPLSATKAQLIEKARKHGLQCEDDENRETLLQFLFSEVVEPNIGQNCPTAVYHFPSAQAALAQISSEDHRVAERFEFYYKGLELCNGFHELDDANEQIHRFEQDNLQREKMGLEPQQLDVRFLAALKAGFPNCSGVALGVDRLLMLAMNAEKIEEVISFSIEKA